One Actinomycetota bacterium genomic window carries:
- a CDS encoding acetolactate synthase, which translates to MPRIEGHGGDLIAETLRTHSIDRIFTLSGGHIFPVFDGLHTRDMRIIDTRHEQAAAFAAEAHGKLARVPGVAALTAGPGVTNGMSAITSAHFNGSPMLVLGGRAPELRWGQGSLQEMDHLPLVRTITKFAETVFEPGAIAERTAAALAAASMPHRGPAFLDFPMDILFSRAEAEIPGPAPYPVTMSIDDQESAARALATAERPVLLIGSDVWAGNAEKAARMLVETQRLPAFMNGMGRGVLPADHELAFSNARGHAFGRADLVIVAGTALDFRLGFGNFGSAGVMHLTDDPRTVAKHVSLVAGVGGPLTPILEALSGAPARDREDWVSELRATETSKRAAFEGELSDGRAPLHPARVYGELRPRLARDGIVICDGGDFASYAGKFVDVYESGGWLDPGPYGCLGTAPGYALAAGLLHPDRQVVVLLGDGAAGFGMGDWDTLVRFGVNVTMVCGNNGIWGLEKHPMQFVYGYDVAAELRPETRYDEVMSALGGHGELVRTPDELGPALDRALATPGPSLVNVLTDPSVAYPRSSNLA; encoded by the coding sequence ATGCCTCGGATCGAAGGACACGGCGGCGACCTGATCGCCGAGACGCTGCGGACTCACTCCATCGACCGGATCTTCACCTTGTCCGGCGGCCACATCTTCCCGGTCTTCGACGGACTCCATACGCGCGACATGCGCATCATCGACACCCGCCATGAGCAAGCGGCTGCGTTCGCCGCCGAGGCGCACGGCAAGCTGGCTCGTGTCCCCGGCGTTGCGGCGCTGACGGCCGGGCCCGGCGTGACCAACGGCATGAGCGCGATCACATCGGCTCACTTCAACGGATCGCCGATGCTGGTGCTCGGCGGCCGGGCGCCCGAACTGCGGTGGGGGCAAGGGAGCCTGCAGGAGATGGACCACCTGCCGCTCGTCCGCACGATCACCAAGTTCGCCGAGACCGTCTTCGAGCCCGGCGCGATCGCCGAGCGAACCGCGGCCGCGCTCGCGGCGGCCTCGATGCCGCACCGCGGCCCGGCGTTCCTCGACTTCCCGATGGACATCCTGTTCAGCCGCGCCGAGGCCGAGATCCCCGGCCCCGCGCCCTATCCGGTCACGATGTCGATCGACGACCAGGAGTCTGCGGCGCGTGCGCTCGCTACGGCCGAACGCCCCGTGTTGCTCATCGGGTCCGACGTGTGGGCCGGCAACGCCGAGAAGGCGGCGCGGATGCTCGTGGAGACCCAGCGCCTCCCGGCGTTCATGAACGGCATGGGACGCGGCGTGCTGCCGGCCGATCACGAGCTGGCGTTCTCGAACGCGCGCGGCCACGCCTTCGGGCGTGCCGATCTGGTGATCGTCGCCGGGACGGCGCTCGACTTCCGGCTCGGGTTCGGGAACTTCGGTTCGGCCGGCGTCATGCACCTGACCGACGACCCGCGGACCGTCGCGAAGCACGTCTCGCTCGTGGCCGGCGTCGGCGGCCCATTGACTCCGATCCTGGAGGCGCTCTCCGGCGCGCCGGCGCGCGATCGCGAGGACTGGGTGAGCGAGCTCCGCGCGACCGAGACCTCCAAGCGCGCCGCCTTCGAGGGCGAGCTAAGCGACGGCCGGGCCCCGCTCCACCCGGCACGGGTCTACGGAGAGCTGCGGCCGCGCCTCGCGCGCGACGGGATCGTGATCTGCGACGGCGGGGACTTCGCGTCCTACGCCGGCAAGTTCGTCGACGTGTACGAGTCCGGCGGCTGGCTCGACCCCGGCCCGTACGGCTGCCTCGGCACCGCGCCCGGCTACGCGCTCGCGGCGGGGCTGCTTCATCCGGACCGGCAGGTCGTGGTGCTGCTCGGCGACGGCGCGGCCGGGTTCGGTATGGGGGACTGGGACACGCTGGTTCGGTTCGGCGTCAACGTGACGATGGTGTGCGGGAACAACGGCATCTGGGGCCTTGAGAAGCACCCGATGCAGTTCGTCTACGGCTACGACGTCGCCGCCGAGCTCCGGCCAGAAACGCGCTACGACGAAGTCATGTCGGCGCTCGGTGGTCACGGCGAGCTGGTGCGAACACCGGATGAGCTCGGTCCTGCTTTGGATCGTGCGCTCGCGACGCCGGGCCCGAGCCTGGTGAACGTGCTCACGGATCCTTCGGTGGCGTACCCGCGCAGCTCGAATCTCGCTTAA
- a CDS encoding EAL domain-containing protein, with translation MRGMRPLIFPERAVGDITYIDIREAVLRREFFLEYQPKVNLRTGRIESVEALVRWQHSSRGRIAPDAFLPLIERTTLIGRLTDLVLSEAVAQCAAFRDQGLPVGVAVNVAPSAVTEELGGHIDRALRAHHIDAGRLTLEITQTDVFGELAKATEILQAIGDNGVGLALDD, from the coding sequence ATGAGGGGCATGCGGCCACTGATCTTTCCCGAGCGCGCCGTCGGGGACATCACATACATCGATATACGAGAGGCGGTCCTACGCCGAGAGTTCTTCCTCGAGTACCAGCCGAAAGTGAATCTCCGCACCGGTCGTATCGAAAGCGTGGAAGCATTGGTCCGCTGGCAACATTCCTCGCGCGGCCGCATCGCGCCGGATGCATTCCTTCCGCTCATCGAACGAACGACGCTGATAGGCCGCCTGACGGACCTCGTGCTCAGCGAGGCGGTCGCCCAGTGCGCGGCATTCCGCGACCAGGGTCTCCCGGTCGGAGTAGCCGTGAACGTCGCACCGTCGGCTGTAACCGAGGAGCTGGGCGGGCACATCGATCGCGCGCTGCGGGCGCACCACATCGACGCCGGCCGGCTGACGCTCGAGATCACGCAGACGGACGTGTTCGGGGAACTCGCTAAGGCGACCGAGATCCTTCAAGCGATCGGCGACAACGGGGTGGGTCTGGCGCTCGATGATTAA
- a CDS encoding response regulator produces MGGKVAVLEDDDAIATLLKRLLAMEGYDVTVVRDGRQAMHVLESGSFDAALLDVTLPGKDGISIMREIRDNPPTRDLPVVMLTAKTDVGSTWEGWKAGCDLYVTKPFDPEQLIRWLRGVIHNR; encoded by the coding sequence ATGGGCGGGAAGGTGGCAGTGCTCGAGGACGACGACGCGATCGCCACGTTGCTGAAGCGACTCCTCGCGATGGAAGGGTACGACGTCACAGTCGTTCGGGACGGCCGACAGGCCATGCACGTTCTGGAGTCCGGAAGCTTCGACGCAGCGCTGCTCGACGTGACGCTCCCCGGCAAGGACGGCATCTCCATCATGCGAGAGATCAGGGACAATCCACCGACGCGGGACCTTCCGGTGGTGATGCTCACCGCAAAGACCGACGTCGGATCGACCTGGGAGGGTTGGAAGGCCGGGTGCGATCTGTACGTGACCAAGCCCTTCGATCCCGAGCAGCTGATCCGTTGGTTAAGAGGCGTCATCCATAACCGCTGA
- a CDS encoding CAP domain-containing protein codes for MLKRSASLALVACLSGGLVFVAAPQAGALSGTETCFFNKINAERANVGRSKLVAKGDLTSVARNHSKDMAADGTIYHNGNLKNEVGGNWWALGENVGMGPGCDSLHNAFMDSPGHKANVLDKDYNQIGVGAVMEEGTIYVTMVFAGRPSGSAPKPKVTAKPKPAAAPPKPKPVPKPPVAEARTMSIMLVLLGMDAARVDPTSGEAMGV; via the coding sequence GTGCTCAAACGATCCGCATCACTCGCGCTCGTCGCATGTCTGAGCGGCGGGCTCGTCTTCGTCGCGGCGCCACAGGCAGGTGCCCTATCGGGGACCGAGACCTGTTTCTTCAACAAGATCAACGCCGAGCGGGCCAACGTCGGTCGTTCGAAGCTGGTGGCCAAGGGCGACCTGACTTCCGTGGCGCGCAATCACAGCAAAGACATGGCCGCGGATGGAACCATCTACCACAACGGCAATCTGAAGAACGAGGTCGGCGGCAACTGGTGGGCCCTCGGCGAGAACGTCGGGATGGGGCCGGGCTGCGACTCGCTCCATAACGCGTTCATGGACTCGCCCGGCCACAAGGCCAACGTCCTCGACAAGGATTACAACCAGATCGGGGTCGGGGCCGTGATGGAGGAGGGAACCATCTACGTCACGATGGTGTTCGCCGGCCGCCCCTCGGGATCGGCACCGAAGCCGAAGGTGACGGCGAAGCCGAAGCCGGCCGCTGCCCCGCCGAAGCCCAAGCCGGTGCCGAAACCACCGGTGGCCGAGGCGCGCACGATGTCGATCATGCTCGTGCTGTTGGGGATGGACGCCGCACGGGTCGACCCGACGAGTGGTGAGGCGATGGGTGTGTGA
- a CDS encoding DUF3052 domain-containing protein, with product MADKDYSGTPLWKKLGIKDGGSVAIVRAPEDVSIAIPPGAQRLAKPVKNTDVILLFATRLKSLETSFVSTKPKLASNGGLWVAYPKQSSSLATDLTFENVQAVGLDAGMVDNKSCAIDGNWSAVRFVYRLKDRPP from the coding sequence GTGGCGGACAAGGATTACTCGGGCACGCCGCTTTGGAAGAAGCTCGGCATCAAAGATGGTGGGAGCGTCGCGATCGTTCGCGCGCCCGAGGATGTCTCGATCGCGATCCCGCCCGGCGCCCAACGCCTCGCCAAGCCGGTCAAGAACACCGACGTCATCCTGCTTTTCGCGACCCGCCTGAAAAGCCTCGAGACGTCCTTCGTTTCCACCAAGCCCAAGCTCGCCTCAAACGGCGGCCTGTGGGTGGCCTACCCCAAGCAGTCCTCGAGCCTCGCTACCGACCTCACATTCGAGAACGTGCAGGCGGTCGGCCTGGACGCCGGCATGGTCGATAACAAGAGCTGTGCGATCGACGGGAACTGGTCGGCCGTCCGATTCGTCTACCGGCTGAAAGACCGCCCGCCGTAG
- a CDS encoding AAA family ATPase encodes MNVAPRALPELPIGREVEATRLAQLIDDTVAGAKRAVVLLGAPGIGKTTLLRWTRDRAERRACITASVRVPAAAGLPPRYPLGQLLEGFATACIHRGFPVPDRLGRVVATLTGNGSIDTYAVDVPQIADALEEVGRAGPLAVFIDDYHWTPPEGVELLIAALRVLETQVCLVASARLHGLGEEAAASLPEPSADLWVEHLEVRGLEASAVASLAEAILGADVLPSLVDALYSRTFGNPLFIVETLQGWRTGGALVLTGGFWGVDQDAAPAQPRSLREMITARLARIDTDALAVARSLAAIGRDADFDELSAVGDVGGSRLVQVVDQLIDDGLVAFDPHPSPRYRLAHPLYGTALLDEEGTSGRSLLHGRIFAELRRRGDTGRTTSAAELAHHAVRALTPPSDLRVVLTAAAEEAEAAGSYEEAAVWYGHLAEAADDPRELARALRGQATAAINTDPQRAIGLFTYALELESDAESRARLFLGRARAFRVVGTPELAFADLDQALPLAARDEVFDIRHAIGAFNGMLRRLDEAELIFRSLAEESVNTSNHSKAVGHLGMVALIRGSIAEGTRLMASALATCTDDEYASYLRGNLAWLFGLLGRWEEAEAMVEQTLAIAVASGDIYTECSISGIGGRLAAWRGDLAKAFDRATRGHRLALRLGNPADVIATSDALAAALMENDMHDEAAGMLAHILTIDGPETEEREMSYSFTVFARACLLAGDPVRARTALDRARTHLPGAPFWAVAIDRCDAQIDMACDDPQRALGRLRPWLERPTEIVLEHAHVCDVTSQALIALGDRNGAEARASEALAGYQRLGASRMAERMSARLDAMRTPRKGRPRSSLPGQLTARESEILRWVVLGRSNQGVADELVISVATVKKHLENIMAKAGVSRRTELVPFAISVGVLAAEELILEREAVRERAAGSLVPRPARTYPPVAARSVRPTRGKQTDPQPSEKPGK; translated from the coding sequence ATGAATGTGGCGCCGCGCGCGCTGCCCGAACTGCCGATCGGGCGCGAAGTCGAGGCGACGCGGCTGGCGCAACTGATCGACGACACCGTGGCCGGCGCCAAACGTGCCGTCGTACTTCTGGGCGCCCCGGGTATCGGCAAGACCACACTTCTTCGATGGACGCGGGATCGCGCCGAACGACGCGCATGTATCACCGCATCGGTGCGCGTGCCCGCGGCGGCCGGCCTTCCTCCGCGGTATCCCCTTGGTCAACTGCTCGAGGGATTCGCCACCGCGTGCATCCATCGGGGGTTCCCGGTGCCGGACCGGCTCGGGCGTGTCGTCGCAACGCTTACCGGAAACGGCTCGATCGACACGTACGCGGTCGACGTTCCCCAGATCGCGGACGCGCTCGAGGAGGTTGGGCGGGCCGGTCCCCTCGCGGTTTTCATCGACGACTACCACTGGACGCCGCCGGAAGGTGTTGAGCTCCTCATCGCTGCCCTACGAGTCCTGGAGACCCAAGTGTGTCTCGTAGCGTCGGCGCGTCTGCACGGTCTCGGCGAGGAAGCGGCTGCGTCGCTCCCCGAGCCGAGCGCGGATCTATGGGTAGAGCACCTGGAGGTTCGCGGGCTCGAGGCGTCAGCAGTCGCTTCCTTGGCCGAGGCGATCCTCGGGGCAGATGTCCTGCCCTCTCTGGTCGACGCTCTCTATTCGCGAACGTTCGGGAATCCGCTGTTCATCGTCGAGACGCTTCAGGGATGGCGCACCGGCGGCGCGCTCGTCCTCACGGGAGGGTTCTGGGGGGTCGATCAGGACGCCGCTCCCGCTCAACCGCGGTCGCTCAGGGAGATGATCACCGCACGACTGGCTCGCATCGATACGGACGCACTCGCCGTCGCTCGCTCGCTCGCTGCGATCGGACGCGACGCCGATTTCGATGAGTTATCCGCGGTTGGTGACGTGGGAGGCTCGCGGCTCGTTCAGGTCGTCGATCAGCTGATCGATGACGGACTCGTCGCGTTCGATCCGCACCCTTCTCCTCGGTACCGGCTTGCTCACCCGTTATACGGAACCGCACTACTCGATGAGGAAGGAACGTCGGGACGTTCCTTGCTCCACGGAAGGATCTTCGCCGAGCTTCGACGGCGAGGCGATACAGGACGGACGACCTCGGCCGCCGAGCTTGCTCATCATGCGGTTCGCGCGCTGACTCCGCCGTCTGATCTGCGCGTCGTCCTCACCGCAGCCGCGGAGGAAGCGGAGGCCGCGGGGAGCTATGAGGAAGCGGCAGTTTGGTACGGCCATCTCGCTGAGGCCGCCGACGATCCTCGAGAGCTCGCCCGAGCCCTTCGTGGACAAGCGACGGCTGCGATCAACACCGACCCGCAGCGAGCGATCGGTCTATTCACCTATGCACTGGAATTGGAGTCGGACGCAGAAAGCCGGGCACGCCTCTTCCTCGGCCGCGCCCGGGCTTTTCGGGTCGTCGGCACCCCCGAGCTCGCCTTCGCCGACCTGGATCAGGCTCTACCACTCGCCGCTCGAGACGAGGTGTTCGACATCCGTCATGCGATCGGTGCTTTCAATGGGATGCTCCGTCGCCTCGATGAGGCCGAACTGATCTTTCGCTCGCTGGCAGAAGAGAGCGTCAACACGTCGAATCATTCCAAGGCCGTCGGCCATCTCGGCATGGTGGCGCTCATCCGGGGATCGATCGCCGAAGGCACAAGACTCATGGCGTCGGCCCTCGCGACCTGCACCGACGACGAATACGCAAGCTACCTCCGCGGCAATCTCGCCTGGCTGTTCGGACTGCTCGGTCGCTGGGAAGAGGCCGAGGCGATGGTTGAGCAGACGCTCGCGATCGCCGTTGCCTCGGGGGATATCTACACCGAGTGCTCCATATCTGGGATCGGGGGTCGGCTCGCGGCCTGGCGAGGAGATCTCGCCAAAGCCTTCGACCGAGCTACGCGCGGGCATCGGTTGGCTCTCCGGCTGGGCAACCCAGCAGATGTGATCGCCACGAGCGATGCCCTGGCGGCGGCGCTCATGGAGAACGACATGCACGATGAGGCGGCGGGGATGCTCGCCCACATCCTCACCATCGACGGGCCCGAGACCGAGGAACGAGAGATGAGCTACTCGTTCACGGTCTTCGCGCGCGCCTGTCTCCTCGCCGGCGATCCGGTCCGCGCTCGGACCGCTCTGGATCGTGCACGCACTCACCTGCCGGGGGCTCCGTTCTGGGCCGTGGCGATCGATCGTTGCGACGCCCAGATAGACATGGCTTGTGACGACCCGCAGCGGGCACTCGGCCGGCTGCGACCATGGCTCGAGCGACCGACCGAAATCGTGCTCGAGCATGCCCATGTGTGCGACGTGACCTCGCAAGCGCTCATCGCGCTCGGCGACAGAAACGGCGCCGAGGCACGAGCGAGCGAGGCGCTTGCCGGCTACCAGCGGCTGGGCGCGAGTCGCATGGCGGAACGGATGTCCGCACGACTGGATGCGATGAGGACGCCGAGGAAAGGCCGGCCGCGGTCTTCGCTGCCCGGCCAGCTCACGGCTCGAGAGTCGGAGATCTTGCGGTGGGTTGTGCTCGGCCGGTCGAACCAGGGAGTCGCCGACGAGTTGGTGATCAGCGTCGCGACCGTGAAGAAGCACCTCGAGAACATCATGGCCAAGGCCGGGGTGTCGCGACGGACGGAGCTGGTGCCCTTCGCCATCAGCGTCGGCGTGCTGGCTGCGGAGGAGCTGATTCTCGAGCGCGAAGCCGTGCGAGAACGGGCCGCGGGCTCGCTCGTACCGCGCCCCGCACGAACATATCCGCCGGTCGCTGCGCGCTCCGTTCGACCGACTCGCGGGAAACAGACGGATCCTCAGCCCTCAGAGAAGCCCGGCAAATGA
- a CDS encoding helix-turn-helix domain-containing protein: MPRPVYLRTSEVARLLHVSPKTVSRWAKEGRLPYLATLGGHRRFPLTEIEKLRGQLTYIEELKDLIG, encoded by the coding sequence ATGCCCCGACCGGTCTATCTGAGGACGTCGGAGGTTGCCCGTCTGCTCCACGTCTCCCCCAAGACCGTATCCAGGTGGGCGAAGGAAGGCCGGCTGCCGTACCTCGCGACGCTCGGCGGGCATCGCCGTTTCCCGCTGACCGAGATCGAGAAGCTGCGCGGCCAGCTCACCTACATCGAAGAGCTGAAGGATCTGATCGGTTGA
- a CDS encoding AAA family ATPase has product MDPCPVLVGRQRELSALRDLLDAGGGVAIVSGEAGIGKSRLVREFATEASQRGGGRIVLWARPEEVAQPGPYALIVDLLESIAERGGASVKTEAHTLVSELTRTDADGQRPAPAPRAVAAEVRGLVAQLGKPPLIVLEDLHWADEQSHSVVLQLARAAKDDKHIVVATLRPERGKSEASLSRLKDSLARDRVGVDVALHPLTAEDMAQMLELMWNRVPTEGELAELVRLGEGVPFFIEELATSRPDGERVRVPRSIEQSVGARLADLGDEAARLLSAASLVTGALDVAVLAVACDVPEGRVADHLSAAARAGLLEDLEDRLVFRHSLVREAIAESLVSVEAAQTHGRLAAAIEKVHAGELDPFAGALAAHYQAAGEKRSAVEYGIRAGERALAFAATEEARTAFKKALGLDANAVGAMRGLAEVEFRDANEAEAATLFRQAAEKLKSEGRDLEAAQVLSRLAWALQGQVDPSSVLGVLDEALELLSAADPNHSESARLLVQKGSIQCFLQNETAEARPTLLRALEMAQAAGDVTLEAEALDGLAQADELDGDLAHALTLSHHAVEAAKRSGVAEVIGRTHNNHALKLAVAGRPAEALAVLGDGRAFLQKAYGRAALGALDVSQAWVSWLMGLPNEVAQLTAMGRVAWQRWRGYAWLLETWSALERGEHLRAEAALSQAWTSLGGVRQRDHLLMTAENLTRDSSSAVFSEILYLLSQGSAREAVDAARVLVDYARREADRFDLGLMLALKARAEATADASSSALATLDELRNILSGYAYPYLEALEHEVRALVATSAKRSNEALSQLTLAVDLFEACNNVGDRARCERLLSEAILAQGEVDSKSEAKEHLKRARSLAEMSGGMVELNRVDALGRQLGLRLRSGRTRGRPSVEKGQLSPRELEVAALVAEGETNASIAGRLFLSDRTVQDHITHALKKLNVSSRAALASWAARNGLV; this is encoded by the coding sequence ATGGATCCCTGTCCGGTGCTCGTCGGCCGGCAGCGGGAGCTGTCGGCGCTTCGGGATCTCCTCGATGCCGGGGGCGGCGTCGCGATCGTCTCCGGCGAGGCCGGGATCGGAAAGTCGCGCCTCGTCCGCGAGTTCGCCACCGAGGCTTCGCAGCGGGGTGGGGGTCGCATCGTGCTTTGGGCGCGGCCCGAGGAAGTCGCGCAGCCGGGCCCGTACGCGCTGATCGTCGATCTGTTGGAGTCGATCGCCGAGCGCGGCGGCGCCTCGGTGAAGACCGAAGCCCACACGCTCGTCTCCGAGCTAACGCGCACCGACGCCGACGGCCAGCGGCCTGCCCCGGCCCCCCGCGCCGTCGCCGCCGAGGTTCGCGGCCTCGTCGCCCAGCTCGGCAAACCGCCGTTGATCGTTCTCGAGGACCTTCACTGGGCGGACGAGCAATCCCATTCTGTTGTGCTTCAGCTTGCACGGGCCGCCAAGGACGACAAGCACATCGTCGTCGCCACTCTGCGTCCCGAGCGCGGGAAATCCGAGGCCTCGCTCTCACGGTTGAAAGACTCGCTGGCACGCGACCGCGTAGGGGTAGATGTTGCGCTGCATCCGCTCACAGCGGAGGACATGGCGCAGATGCTGGAGCTGATGTGGAACCGCGTCCCGACAGAGGGCGAGCTCGCCGAGTTGGTGCGGCTCGGGGAGGGCGTGCCGTTCTTCATCGAGGAACTCGCGACGAGCCGGCCGGACGGCGAACGGGTTCGCGTTCCGAGGAGCATCGAACAGTCGGTGGGCGCGCGCCTCGCCGACCTCGGGGATGAGGCCGCGCGACTTCTGAGTGCAGCGAGCCTCGTCACCGGCGCGCTGGATGTCGCGGTACTTGCTGTGGCATGCGACGTGCCCGAGGGTCGGGTTGCGGATCACCTGTCCGCCGCCGCGCGAGCGGGCTTGCTCGAGGATCTCGAAGATCGCCTGGTTTTCCGCCACTCACTCGTTCGAGAAGCGATCGCGGAGAGCCTCGTTTCCGTAGAGGCCGCCCAGACCCACGGTCGTCTAGCCGCTGCGATCGAGAAGGTGCATGCCGGCGAGCTCGACCCATTCGCTGGAGCGCTGGCCGCGCACTATCAAGCCGCCGGCGAGAAGCGGTCTGCAGTCGAGTACGGCATCCGCGCGGGCGAGCGAGCGTTGGCGTTCGCGGCCACGGAGGAAGCGCGGACCGCCTTCAAGAAGGCGCTCGGCCTCGACGCCAACGCGGTCGGAGCAATGCGCGGGTTGGCGGAGGTCGAGTTTCGGGATGCGAACGAGGCAGAAGCCGCGACTCTCTTCCGTCAGGCAGCCGAGAAACTGAAGAGCGAGGGAAGGGACTTGGAGGCCGCGCAAGTGTTGAGTCGGCTCGCCTGGGCACTTCAAGGGCAGGTGGATCCGTCGAGTGTTCTCGGAGTCCTCGACGAAGCCCTGGAGCTGTTGTCCGCTGCGGATCCGAATCACAGCGAGAGCGCTCGACTCCTTGTCCAAAAGGGAAGTATCCAGTGCTTCCTTCAGAACGAAACAGCCGAGGCGCGACCAACTCTTCTTCGCGCACTGGAAATGGCTCAAGCAGCCGGAGATGTAACCCTTGAAGCTGAGGCACTTGATGGATTAGCGCAGGCCGATGAGTTAGATGGAGATCTGGCTCATGCGCTAACGCTGAGCCACCATGCCGTTGAGGCAGCCAAGCGTTCCGGTGTGGCAGAAGTGATAGGTAGGACCCACAACAATCATGCGCTCAAACTAGCTGTCGCGGGAAGGCCGGCAGAAGCTCTCGCAGTTCTTGGCGACGGCAGAGCGTTCTTGCAGAAAGCCTATGGGCGTGCAGCTCTCGGGGCGCTGGATGTAAGCCAGGCGTGGGTTTCGTGGTTAATGGGACTGCCCAATGAGGTAGCCCAACTTACCGCAATGGGTCGCGTGGCTTGGCAGCGGTGGCGCGGTTACGCATGGTTGCTTGAAACATGGAGCGCATTGGAGCGGGGGGAACACCTGCGCGCCGAAGCCGCTTTGTCCCAAGCGTGGACTTCTCTAGGTGGCGTGAGGCAGAGAGACCATCTCCTAATGACAGCTGAGAACTTGACGCGCGATTCCAGCTCGGCCGTGTTCTCAGAAATCCTCTATTTATTGAGTCAAGGGAGTGCGCGGGAAGCGGTAGACGCTGCGCGAGTTCTGGTTGATTACGCAAGGAGGGAGGCTGACCGCTTCGACTTGGGTCTGATGCTTGCCCTGAAGGCAAGAGCCGAAGCTACTGCTGACGCATCATCGTCTGCGCTTGCCACGCTGGACGAGTTGCGGAACATTCTTAGCGGTTACGCATACCCCTATCTGGAAGCCCTCGAACATGAGGTCCGCGCTTTGGTCGCGACATCGGCCAAGCGGTCCAACGAGGCATTATCACAACTCACGCTGGCGGTTGATTTGTTTGAGGCCTGCAATAACGTCGGTGACAGGGCGCGCTGCGAAAGACTTCTAAGTGAAGCGATTCTCGCTCAAGGGGAAGTCGACTCGAAGTCCGAGGCTAAGGAGCATCTTAAGCGCGCGCGGTCACTGGCCGAAATGTCGGGCGGAATGGTGGAATTGAATCGCGTTGACGCGCTGGGCCGGCAGCTCGGCCTGCGTCTTCGATCTGGCAGAACGCGTGGACGACCGTCCGTAGAAAAGGGGCAGCTCTCCCCGCGTGAATTAGAAGTGGCCGCTCTGGTCGCGGAGGGGGAGACGAATGCGAGCATTGCAGGTCGCCTTTTCCTCTCAGATCGGACAGTTCAGGATCACATCACCCACGCGCTGAAGAAGCTCAACGTCTCGAGCCGCGCCGCACTCGCTAGCTGGGCTGCCCGAAATGGTCTCGTTTAG
- a CDS encoding electron transfer flavoprotein subunit alpha/FixB family protein, translating to MAKIWVYVEVSADGQPDKTALEVLTKARTLGGELEAVALGPGATQAAKTIGEHGATTVYASDDAVYSDHIAQPAAEALASLIGQHQPAAVLFGFSYDSRDVAGRLAARLGSTVMSNSTDVLGEDKAQTAILGGAQIVDVTLNGAGPKLILIRPKSFEAEPSGGTANVVPVEVSIGDDLKKARRTDRHEEEATGPKLEEAPVVVSGGRGLQDPSNFSLLEELAAAIGNAAVGATRAVVDAGWVPYAMQIGQTGKTVKPKVYLAVGISGATQHIVGMKSSDRIIAINKDADAPIFSLADLGIVGDALKVVPKLTEEVKSRKG from the coding sequence ATGGCGAAGATCTGGGTTTACGTCGAGGTAAGCGCCGACGGGCAGCCGGACAAGACCGCGCTCGAGGTACTGACGAAAGCGCGCACGCTCGGCGGCGAGCTCGAGGCAGTTGCGCTCGGGCCGGGCGCCACGCAGGCGGCGAAGACGATCGGCGAGCACGGTGCGACGACGGTGTACGCGAGCGACGACGCCGTGTACTCCGATCACATCGCGCAGCCGGCCGCCGAGGCGCTTGCTTCGCTGATCGGTCAGCACCAGCCGGCCGCCGTACTGTTCGGATTCTCCTACGACTCGCGCGACGTCGCCGGCCGGCTCGCCGCGCGCCTCGGGTCGACGGTGATGAGCAACTCCACCGACGTGCTCGGCGAGGACAAGGCGCAGACCGCGATCTTGGGCGGCGCGCAGATCGTGGACGTCACGCTGAACGGCGCAGGGCCGAAGTTGATCCTGATCCGACCGAAGTCGTTCGAAGCCGAACCCTCGGGCGGCACCGCCAACGTGGTCCCGGTCGAAGTGTCGATCGGCGACGACCTCAAGAAGGCACGCCGAACCGACCGTCACGAGGAAGAAGCGACCGGACCGAAGCTCGAAGAGGCACCGGTCGTCGTCTCGGGCGGCCGCGGGCTGCAGGACCCGTCGAACTTCTCGCTGCTCGAGGAGCTAGCCGCCGCCATCGGCAACGCGGCCGTGGGCGCGACGCGAGCCGTGGTCGACGCCGGTTGGGTTCCGTACGCGATGCAGATCGGCCAGACCGGCAAGACCGTGAAGCCGAAGGTCTATCTGGCGGTCGGGATCTCGGGCGCGACGCAGCACATCGTCGGGATGAAATCGTCGGACCGGATCATCGCGATCAACAAGGACGCCGACGCGCCGATCTTCTCGCTGGCGGACCTCGGGATCGTGGGCGACGCGCTGAAGGTCGTGCCGAAGCTCACCGAAGAGGTGAAATCCCGCAAGGGGTAG